One window from the genome of Mucilaginibacter ginsenosidivorans encodes:
- the ilvC gene encoding ketol-acid reductoisomerase, translated as MAKLNFGGTEENVVTREEFPLAKAQEVLKNETVAVIGYGVQGPGQALNQKDNGINVIVGQRKNSKTWDKAVADGFVPGETLFEIEEALERGTIICYLLSDAAQIELWPTVKKHLTAGKALYFSHGFGITFKEQTGIIPPADVDVFLVAPKGSGTSLRRMFLQGRGLNSSYAIFQDATGKAKDRVIALGIAVGSGYLFETDFRKEVFSDLTGERGTLMGCIQGVFAAQYDVLRSKGHSPSEAFNETVEELTQSLMPLVAENGMDWMYANCSTTAQRGALDWWKKFRDATKPVFEELYDSVATGKESQRSIDSNSQPDYRVKLDAELKELRESEMWQAGKTVRSLRPENQVVEA; from the coding sequence ATGGCAAAACTAAATTTCGGCGGCACTGAAGAGAACGTAGTAACCCGCGAAGAGTTTCCTTTAGCAAAGGCACAGGAAGTATTAAAGAACGAAACTGTAGCTGTTATCGGCTATGGCGTTCAGGGTCCCGGTCAGGCTCTCAATCAAAAAGACAACGGTATCAACGTCATCGTTGGTCAGCGTAAAAATTCAAAAACCTGGGATAAAGCGGTAGCCGATGGCTTCGTACCGGGCGAAACCCTTTTTGAGATAGAAGAAGCGCTGGAGCGTGGCACTATTATTTGCTACCTGCTGAGCGATGCCGCACAGATAGAATTGTGGCCGACCGTTAAAAAACACCTCACCGCAGGTAAGGCCTTGTATTTCTCACACGGTTTCGGTATTACCTTCAAAGAGCAAACGGGCATTATCCCTCCCGCTGATGTGGATGTGTTCCTGGTAGCGCCAAAAGGTTCGGGCACTTCGTTGCGCCGTATGTTCCTGCAGGGCCGCGGTTTAAATTCAAGCTACGCCATCTTCCAGGATGCAACCGGTAAAGCTAAAGATCGCGTTATCGCATTAGGTATCGCTGTAGGCAGCGGTTATTTGTTCGAAACTGATTTCCGTAAGGAAGTATTCAGCGACCTGACCGGCGAACGTGGTACGCTGATGGGTTGTATCCAGGGTGTATTTGCCGCACAATATGATGTATTGCGCAGCAAGGGCCACTCGCCTTCAGAAGCTTTCAACGAAACCGTTGAAGAACTGACCCAATCGCTGATGCCTTTGGTTGCCGAAAACGGCATGGACTGGATGTACGCCAACTGTTCAACCACCGCACAGCGCGGCGCCCTGGACTGGTGGAAGAAATTCCGTGATGCTACCAAACCAGTATTTGAGGAATTGTATGACAGTGTTGCTACCGGCAAAGAATCACAGCGTTCCATCGACTCGAACAGTCAGCCGGATTACCGCGTGAAACTGGATGCCGAGCTGAAAGAACTGCGCGAAAGCGAAATGTGGCAGGCCGGCAAAACTGTACGCAGTTTGAGGCCTGAAAACCAGGTAGTGGAAGCATAA
- a CDS encoding O-methyltransferase, giving the protein MLVEEIHTHPKAYDSIKKATEALGFLQMSEISTCSLLKTLAASKPSGEFLELGTGTGLATAWILDGMDEESTLISLDNDETLLNVAKENLGVDKRLKLICTDGNEWIKANAKMRFSFIFADTWPGKYMMLDETLNMLAPGGFYIIDDMLPQSNWPDGHAEKVTNLLSILDSREDLAVTKMGWASGIVLAVKK; this is encoded by the coding sequence GTGTTAGTAGAAGAAATCCACACCCATCCCAAAGCATACGATAGCATTAAAAAAGCTACCGAGGCTTTGGGCTTTTTGCAGATGTCGGAAATATCGACTTGTTCGCTGTTGAAGACGCTGGCTGCATCAAAGCCATCCGGCGAGTTTTTGGAACTGGGCACAGGCACCGGATTAGCCACGGCCTGGATACTGGACGGGATGGATGAAGAATCTACCCTGATATCATTGGATAACGATGAAACGTTATTAAATGTAGCCAAAGAGAATTTGGGCGTAGATAAGCGCCTTAAACTCATCTGCACCGATGGTAACGAATGGATAAAGGCCAATGCAAAAATGAGGTTCAGCTTTATTTTTGCGGATACCTGGCCGGGTAAATACATGATGCTTGACGAAACGCTGAATATGCTGGCACCCGGCGGGTTTTATATTATAGACGATATGCTGCCCCAATCTAACTGGCCCGATGGCCATGCAGAAAAAGTAACAAATTTATTATCAATTTTGGATAGCCGGGAAGACCTGGCCGTAACCAAAATGGGCTGGGCGTCGGGCATTGTTTTAGCAGTTAAGAAATAA